TTCTCTCATATCTGGATTGATGGGATGTCCAACTGTTGCAATCGTTACTGCAGGTCCAAACATTACTTTCTTTCCTATAAGTATCTTTTCATCATCTACAAAATTACAATTAAAATTGACATAGGACCCCTCTCCAATTTCTATATTATTTCCATAACAACAATAAAATGGCGGTTCAATCCAAGCTTTAATTTCTTTTCCAAACAGATTATTCATATGCTGTTGTCTACTTGGTATATCATCAGGTGTACTTGCATTGAATTTCATCATATTCTTTTTGCATTTAACTCTCTCTTCTGGCAGTCCCTCACAATAATCTGTAAAAAGTTTTCCAGATGTAATTCGCTCTCTCATTGTCATAATCAACATTCCTCCATAACTTGTTTTCTCTTGTTAAATCATTTACCCATTTATATTGTTTATAATACCTATACACGGCTGATAATTTAATCATTTCATCTAGATTTATTATAAAATATAAAACGATTATCGGAACTCTAAATAAAGCACCCCATAATTACGGAAAACATGGCGAAACAACACCCCCATACAATCTTATTTTCTTGCACAGTTGCAATAGTCTACCATTGGAATATCTTCCTTTGTATCTATGAATATAATAGTATCTTTTCTTTATAAACTTATATTCCCTATTTCTATCATGTAATAAGTATGTTATAATTTTAATGCATTAATTTATTTTTTTCAGCCAAAATCATACCACTTTATATAACAATCATGCGCAAACATAATAATTGAGGAGGACTATAACTTATGAATTTGAATGTGCTAAAAGATTCATCTGAAATTATTTATTATAATAATCCATCTATTCCCATTTATGTAAAAAAAAGTAACTTGAGCTCATTCACTCATAAAGAAGCTCTCTGTCACTGGCATGAAGATGTAGAATTTCTAATACCTGTCAAAGGGCACATTTCATATAATATTAATGGTCAAAATATTATTGTAAATAAAGATGAAGCCATCTGGGTCAATTCCAGACAAATGCATTATGGATTTTCCAATGATTACACAGATTGTGATTATATATGTCTTGTGTTTAACCCAAAAACACTATTCACTCTTCTAAGTGTCCAACAACAGTACGTCACTCCAGTTTTAGAATGTAGTATAACTGAGCTGATAATAAAAGCTGACAATGAATTAAGTAGAAATCTTCTTAACTCTATTCGTCAGCTATATCACCTTTATGAATTTGAACCCACTAATATTGAATTAAAAGCAATGAGTCTCCTTTATCAAATCTGGGAATATCTTTTTTTACTATTGAAACCTTATTTCCCTCAGGATCTTTCTAAATATGATTCTAATTTAACCACAATGAAACAAATGTTATCATTTATCTATAATAATTACGATTCCAAAATTTCACTTTCTGATATAGCCATGGCAGCTAATATTGGCAAAAGTAAATGCTGTAAACTATTCAAACAATATTTAAATCACTCTCCAAATCAATATTTAAATTCTTATCGGCTTGATAAAAGCATTCTACTTTTAAGGGATTCCACTTTAACTATTACCGATGTTGCATTTGCATGCGGTTATTCCAATCCAAGCTATTTCTCAGAGATATTTATTAAATTTAAAGGATGTACACCGTCTGAGTACAGGTCAAAGTATAACTCATTGAATATAACTTAAATCATGTAACTCAAGTATTTTATTGGTATTTACTTCCATAAATATTGTGCACCTTCTAACACAATAATCTTTTTC
This sequence is a window from Vallitaleaceae bacterium 9-2. Protein-coding genes within it:
- a CDS encoding sugar O-acetyltransferase, with the translated sequence MTMRERITSGKLFTDYCEGLPEERVKCKKNMMKFNASTPDDIPSRQQHMNNLFGKEIKAWIEPPFYCCYGNNIEIGEGSYVNFNCNFVDDEKILIGKKVMFGPAVTIATVGHPINPDMREYMYADEVTIKDNCWIGAGVTICPGVTIGENSVIGAGSVVIDDIPANSVAVGNPCKVIREINESDMKYYYKGREISKNDLDEESNLR
- a CDS encoding AraC family transcriptional regulator, yielding MNLNVLKDSSEIIYYNNPSIPIYVKKSNLSSFTHKEALCHWHEDVEFLIPVKGHISYNINGQNIIVNKDEAIWVNSRQMHYGFSNDYTDCDYICLVFNPKTLFTLLSVQQQYVTPVLECSITELIIKADNELSRNLLNSIRQLYHLYEFEPTNIELKAMSLLYQIWEYLFLLLKPYFPQDLSKYDSNLTTMKQMLSFIYNNYDSKISLSDIAMAANIGKSKCCKLFKQYLNHSPNQYLNSYRLDKSILLLRDSTLTITDVAFACGYSNPSYFSEIFIKFKGCTPSEYRSKYNSLNIT